One window of Sphingomonas sp. KC8 genomic DNA carries:
- a CDS encoding SLC13 family permease, translating into MTLDQLLTLLVLAMVIAALIWDKVRADVVALSGAAFLLITGVVRPVEVQSAFASPAIMALASLFVIAYALELSGLLDRAIALGVNLCKRMGSKGIWLLLSMIGCASCFLNSTPIVVLGAPVIRDIAQSLGQSPKRYLMPLSYITVLTGCCTLIGTSTNLLVDDMARVAGQPRFGFFEITPVGLPVAIAGGLYLLLVSGRMLARPEEETQILPKVIDPHAIHSAQVGDASLFAEPRALHPRKAALAAGIFVGVIALAALNIAPIAATALAGAVLLILLRVISPDEAYAGLKPEILILIAGMVVLGIAMDQSGLASQASGLLITSVEGLSPLVALIVLYGVTMVLTELLSNATVAVLVTPVAVALADSLGVSPRPFLIAVMMAASAAFATPFGYQTNVIVYQMAGYRYMDFVRVGLPLNLITFAVAIIAIQAAFPF; encoded by the coding sequence ATGACGCTCGATCAACTTCTTACCCTCCTGGTTCTGGCGATGGTCATTGCCGCGCTCATCTGGGACAAGGTACGCGCCGACGTGGTGGCGCTGAGCGGCGCCGCCTTTCTGCTGATTACGGGCGTTGTAAGACCTGTCGAGGTGCAGAGCGCTTTCGCCAGCCCGGCGATCATGGCGCTCGCCTCGCTCTTCGTCATTGCTTATGCGCTGGAACTGAGCGGACTGCTGGACCGCGCGATCGCATTGGGTGTCAACCTGTGCAAGCGGATGGGTTCGAAAGGGATCTGGCTGCTCCTGAGCATGATCGGCTGTGCCTCGTGCTTTCTCAACTCGACCCCCATCGTTGTGCTGGGCGCCCCTGTCATCCGCGATATCGCGCAGTCGCTGGGCCAGTCGCCAAAGCGCTATCTGATGCCGCTTTCCTACATCACCGTTCTGACCGGCTGTTGCACGCTGATCGGCACCTCCACCAACCTGCTTGTCGACGATATGGCGCGTGTCGCCGGACAACCCCGTTTCGGCTTCTTCGAGATCACGCCCGTGGGGCTGCCCGTGGCGATCGCCGGCGGCCTCTACCTCCTGCTGGTAAGCGGGCGCATGCTCGCCCGGCCTGAAGAGGAAACGCAGATACTGCCCAAGGTGATCGACCCGCACGCGATTCACAGCGCGCAGGTTGGAGACGCCTCTCTGTTCGCAGAGCCGCGCGCGCTGCATCCGCGCAAAGCCGCACTGGCGGCCGGAATATTCGTGGGCGTCATCGCGCTTGCGGCGCTAAACATTGCCCCGATCGCCGCGACCGCGCTGGCCGGGGCCGTTTTGCTCATTCTTCTGCGCGTGATCAGCCCGGACGAGGCTTACGCTGGCCTCAAGCCGGAAATCCTCATCCTGATCGCCGGAATGGTCGTCCTTGGCATCGCCATGGACCAGAGCGGGCTGGCGTCGCAGGCTTCGGGCCTGCTCATCACCAGTGTCGAGGGGCTTAGCCCGCTTGTCGCGCTGATCGTGCTCTACGGCGTCACTATGGTCCTGACCGAACTACTCTCCAATGCCACGGTTGCCGTGCTGGTGACTCCGGTCGCCGTCGCGCTGGCCGACAGTCTGGGCGTCAGCCCGCGTCCCTTCCTGATCGCCGTCATGATGGCCGCCAGCGCAGCGTTCGCGACCCCTTTTGGCTATCAGACCAATGTCATCGTCTACCAGATGGCAGGCTACCGCTATATGGACTTTGTCCGTGTCGGGTTGCCGCTCAACCTCATCACTTTCGCGGTGGCCATCATCGCGATCCAGGCAGCCTTTCCTTTCTAG
- a CDS encoding epoxide hydrolase family protein → MKPEPFAIHAEQAMLDELGRRLQATRWADDIANDDWSSGTNASYLRELADYWLNHFDWRAQERTINAYPHFRILLDGMPIHFIHQKGVGDHAMPLILTHGWPWTFWDFAKVIGPLTDPAAHGGDPADAFDVIVPSLPGFGYSSPLRQSGVDARVTADRWRKLMVEILGYPRFAAHGGDWGAFVTAQLGHKYPGDVLGIHMIGGAPLDCFGKPLPDASSYAVDEAGWHAKTQAFFATESGYSAEQSTKPQSLAYGLHDSPVGLAAWLVEKRRGWSDCDGDIARRFTKDELLTSIMIYWLTGTIGTSARYYYENRKAGWQPSHDGTRMVDVPTGCLKLEADVCHWPRSLMEANFNLQRWTRSAEGGHFAPAEVPDLVIAEIRDFFRPLRRTQQEDQ, encoded by the coding sequence ATGAAGCCTGAACCTTTTGCGATCCATGCCGAGCAAGCGATGCTCGACGAGCTTGGGCGACGTCTGCAGGCGACCCGCTGGGCCGACGATATCGCCAATGACGATTGGTCTTCTGGAACGAACGCATCCTATCTTCGCGAACTGGCCGATTACTGGCTTAATCACTTCGATTGGCGGGCGCAGGAAAGGACCATCAACGCCTATCCCCATTTCCGCATCCTGCTGGATGGGATGCCGATCCATTTCATCCATCAGAAAGGTGTGGGCGATCATGCGATGCCGCTGATCCTGACGCATGGCTGGCCCTGGACGTTTTGGGATTTCGCGAAGGTGATCGGTCCGCTGACGGATCCAGCGGCACATGGCGGCGATCCGGCGGACGCCTTTGACGTGATTGTGCCGTCCTTGCCGGGGTTCGGCTATTCAAGTCCCCTCCGTCAATCCGGCGTCGACGCCCGCGTGACGGCTGATCGGTGGCGCAAGCTGATGGTCGAGATATTGGGCTATCCCCGCTTTGCGGCCCATGGCGGCGATTGGGGGGCGTTCGTGACCGCCCAATTGGGGCACAAATATCCGGGCGACGTGCTGGGCATCCACATGATCGGCGGGGCGCCGCTCGATTGCTTCGGAAAACCATTGCCCGACGCCTCGTCCTATGCGGTGGACGAAGCTGGCTGGCACGCCAAAACCCAGGCCTTCTTTGCGACGGAAAGCGGCTATTCGGCGGAACAGAGCACCAAGCCGCAAAGCCTTGCTTATGGCCTGCACGACTCGCCCGTCGGTCTTGCGGCATGGCTGGTCGAAAAGCGCCGCGGCTGGAGCGATTGCGACGGCGATATCGCGCGACGTTTCACCAAGGACGAGTTGCTCACGTCGATCATGATTTACTGGCTGACCGGCACGATCGGCACGTCGGCGCGATATTATTACGAAAATCGCAAAGCAGGCTGGCAGCCGTCGCATGATGGCACCCGCATGGTTGATGTGCCGACGGGCTGCCTCAAGCTCGAGGCGGATGTGTGCCATTGGCCACGCAGCCTGATGGAAGCCAATTTCAATTTGCAGCGCTGGACCCGTTCAGCCGAGGGCGGCCATTTCGCGCCCGCCGAAGTGCCCGATCTGGTTATCGCCGAAATTCGAGATTTCTTCCGACCCTTGCGCCGCACCCAGCAGGAGGATCAGTGA
- a CDS encoding metal-dependent hydrolase — MKVRRPALDFAKSLPLWMKDREFCHILNASSVVIMQLEPYLNKVMLRARTMLPSDDPLQPDLKTFVQQETAHCQLHARYNRALYEAGYDRLKSFEAAIGADYERFLDTKSMRFNLGYCQGFECLGPLYAELIFEGLDDLYEGGDQQVIHLWKWHLAEEYEHRMVAHDTYYRLGGNWLHRLYSTFTTLRHLKKYSGMIAAHMLKVDRAGMSPDAVRQSRRAAKRARRRLAWFLLPRFLPLLSPFYTPARHRSPDGLHSYLGEALPI; from the coding sequence ATGAAAGTGCGTCGGCCCGCACTGGATTTTGCGAAATCCCTGCCGCTGTGGATGAAGGATCGCGAGTTCTGCCACATTCTGAACGCATCTTCGGTCGTGATCATGCAGCTCGAACCCTATCTGAACAAGGTCATGCTGCGCGCGCGGACAATGCTGCCGTCCGACGATCCGCTCCAGCCCGATCTCAAGACGTTCGTCCAGCAGGAAACCGCCCATTGCCAGCTCCATGCCCGCTACAATCGTGCGCTGTACGAGGCCGGCTATGATCGCCTGAAATCGTTCGAGGCGGCCATCGGGGCCGATTATGAGCGTTTTCTCGACACAAAATCGATGCGGTTCAACCTCGGTTACTGTCAGGGTTTCGAATGCCTTGGGCCGCTATATGCGGAGCTGATCTTCGAAGGCCTCGACGATCTGTATGAAGGGGGTGACCAACAGGTCATCCATCTGTGGAAATGGCACCTGGCGGAAGAATATGAACACCGCATGGTCGCCCACGACACCTATTATCGCCTTGGGGGAAACTGGCTGCACCGGCTGTACAGCACCTTCACCACATTGCGGCATCTCAAGAAATATAGCGGGATGATCGCGGCGCATATGCTCAAGGTCGATCGGGCGGGCATGTCGCCCGACGCGGTGCGCCAATCGCGACGGGCAGCCAAGCGCGCGCGGCGGCGCCTGGCCTGGTTCCTCCTGCCGCGCTTCCTGCCACTCCTTTCGCCTTTCTATACGCCGGCGCGCCACCGGTCGCCTGATGGACTACACAGCTATCTGGGTGAGGCGTTGCCAATATGA